The following are encoded together in the Corticium candelabrum chromosome 1, ooCorCand1.1, whole genome shotgun sequence genome:
- the LOC134190886 gene encoding proton-coupled folate transporter-like produces the protein MASCRVRVPDPVLLFFFFALMSETTWVTSFLNDYFYREYEVQTNNRTQTCGNNSGEEFETERKAQSVASKWLLYIVMSIYIPSVVVTLVIGSWSDRLKHGRRLMMIIPAIGGACSMIVLLVIVYWKLPIGYIFFGTIAYGLSGGSTLVYLAVYSYTSDVSSIKTRTRRLGILTGMMALGAGMGRTAGGVLLQYIGSYSVLFANLFSYVFCLLYVFFLLDDPPRIEDSGYVNNEERRSLHDDYVDNDVTPTDDGNGCSMKSAIGGFQILKSGELHIKPLWCLYLLLLADGLSVLVSDGSPTIMYLYFLGTPLCWSTSIIGYFFGLSYFCMILGATIVLTVFTTFFHMRDTTIVLLGILSFIAEFVYLAFVTSTWSMFLVLGIGLPSAVVAPTLRSMLSKCVVKEHQGALFSLSSSVETTNSLLALVIFNPLYSAINQDNISFLPNSGAFTFLVMAFVYVVMFILIVILHFSKSWRYSFMKTTESKESLLINEDKAA, from the exons ATGGCATCCTGTCGTGTACGAGTGCCTGATCCCGTCCTTTTATTCTTTTTCTTTGCATTGATGTCGGAAACGACTTGGGTCACTAGCTTTTTGAACGACTACTTCTACAGGGAATACGAAGTGCAGACCAATAATAGGACACAAACGTGTGGAAACAACTCGGGGGAGGAATTTGAGACGGAGAGGAAGGCTCAGTCTGTCGCATCAAAATGGCTGCTCTACATCGTTATGTCTATCTACATTCCGTCGGTTGTCGTGACTCTAGTAATTGGCAGCTGGTCGGATAGACTCAAACACGGCAGGAGGTTGATGATGATAATTCCTGCGATTGGAGGAGCTTGCTCCATGATTGTACTGCTGGTTATTGTCTACTGGAAATTGCCCATTGGTTACATATTTTTTGGTACCATAGCATACGGGTTATCCGGTGGTAGCACTTTGGTGTATCTGGCCGTCTATTCTTACACGTCAGATGTGTCTAGCATCAAAACAAGAACGAGGCGTCTTGGCATACTGACAGGAATGATGGCTCTAGGAGCAGGAATGGGACGAACGGCTGGTGGTGTTCTGTTGCAGTACATTGGCTCTTATAGTGTTCTCTTCGCAAATCTGTTCAGTTACGTTTTCTGCctgttgtatgtgtttttCTTGCTTGATGATCCCCCTAGAATTGAAGATTCAGGATATGTCAACAATGAGGAGAGGAGAAGTCTTCATGATGATTATGTTGATAATGATGTTACTCCAACCGATGATGGGAATGGATGTAGTATGAAGTCTGCCATCGGAGGCTTTCAGATATTGAAATCAGGAGAGTTACACATTAAACCGTTATGGTGCCTTTACCTGTTGTTGCTTGCTGACGGCCTCAGTGTTCTCGTCAGTGATGGTTCGCCTACCATAATGTACCTTTATTTTCTTGGTACACCTTTGTGTTGGAGTACAAGCATAATCGGTTACTTCTTTGGATTGTCATATTTCTGTATGATTTTGGGGGCAACAATCGTTTTAACTGTTTTTACCACTTTCTTCCATATGAGAGATACAACAATAGTATTGCTGGGTATTCTATCTTTTATTGCAGAATTTGTCTATCTCGCATTTGTCACCTCAACATGGAGCATGTTTCTAG TTTTGGGCATCGGCTTACCATCTGCTGTTGTTGCTCCAACATTGAGATCTATGTTATCAAAATGTGTTGTGAAAGAACACCAAGGAGCCCTCTTCTCTCTTTCATCATCTGTGGAGACCACAAATTCATTACTAGCACTAGTAATCTTCAATCCATTGTATTCTGCTATCAATCAAGACAATATCAGCTTTCTACCCAATTCTGGAGCTTTCACTTTCCTTGTCATGGCTTTCGTTTATGTAGTCATGTTCATTCTCATAGT AATTTTACACTTCTCGAAATCGTGGAGATATTCATTCATGAAAACAACCGAATCGAAGGAGTCACTGTTGATCAATGAAGACAAAGCAGCCTAG